The Mustela nigripes isolate SB6536 chromosome 4, MUSNIG.SB6536, whole genome shotgun sequence genome includes a window with the following:
- the AGBL3 gene encoding cytosolic carboxypeptidase 3 isoform X6, translating to MSEDSEKEDYSDRTISDDESDEDNFMKFVSEDIHQCALLTADSISDPFFPRTTQILLEYQLGRWVPRLREPRDLYGVSSSGPLSPTRWPYHCEVIDEKVQHIDWTPSFPEPVYTPTGLEMEPLYPNSKENTVVYLAEDAYKEPCFVYSRVGGNRTSLKQPADDYNDTLTFEARFESGNLQKGRI from the exons ATGTCAGAAGATTCAGAAAAGGAAGACTATTCAGACAGAACGATCAGTGATGATGAATCA GATGAGGATAACTTCATGAAATTCGTAAGCGAAGATATCCACCAGTGTGCACTTTTAACAG CTGACTCTATTAGTGACCCATTTTTCCCCCGAACTACTCAGATACTATTGGAATATCAACTAGGGAGATGGGTGCCACGTCTTCGTGAACCACGAGATTTATATGGTGTCTCTTCTTCTGGTCCGCTGAGCCCAACACGGTGGCCATACCACTGTGAGGTCATTGATGAAAAGGTCCAGCATATCG attGGACTCCTTCTTTTCCTGAGCCAGTGTACACCCCAACAGGCCTAGAGATGGAACCCCTTTATCCAAACTCCAAGGAAAACACTGTAGTTTATCTAGCTGAAGATG CTTACAAGGAGCCCTGTTTTGTGTACTCCCGAGTAGGGGGCAACCGAACATCCCTGAAGCAGCCTGCGGACGACTATAATGATACTTTGACGTTTGAAGCAAGGTTTGAGAGTGGAAATCTGCAGAAG GGCAGAATATGA